From the Exiguobacterium marinum DSM 16307 genome, the window AATCATTCAAGCGGTGGATTTTTGACGGGTGTCATTCTCGGAGGGATTGTCGGGGCTGCAGTCGCTTTATTGACGTCACCGAAAAGCGGCCGGGAAGTAAGAACGTACCTTGACGAAAAGACGTCGACATCACGCGAAAGGTTGACTGTCAAATCGAAAGAGATGCGTGAAAAAGCAGAGCCGGTCGTTGGGGAATGGATCAAAGTAGCTAGCGACAAGGCGGCACCAGTCCTTAATATCGTAAAAGATAAGGCACGTGAAGCAGCCGAACTAAAGCAACAGATGAATGAGGAAGACCTTTCGATTGAAGAGGCGATGGAAAAAGCGGATCAACTCGTCGCAGAAGCGGAATCAGAAGTGAAAGAACAGATGGACCGCGCGACCGAGGAAGAGACGACGAACACATCAGATCAGTCTGCATCAGACGATTCTCTTGAAGCGCCGGTCAGGGAGTTGCTTGACG encodes:
- a CDS encoding YtxH domain-containing protein, with translation MIDQKQPTEQNHSSGGFLTGVILGGIVGAAVALLTSPKSGREVRTYLDEKTSTSRERLTVKSKEMREKAEPVVGEWIKVASDKAAPVLNIVKDKAREAAELKQQMNEEDLSIEEAMEKADQLVAEAESEVKEQMDRATEEETTNTSDQSASDDSLEAPVRELLDDEAKEELADLKKDLKKEE